CCATCCCCTGAATCGCTTTCCCTGGAGTTTTCCGTGTCAGACATGAATCCCGCCACCCGCGCCAAGCTGGGCGGCATCAGCACCGCCACGCTGTGCACCGCCTTGTTCAAGCGCGGCCTGCGCAATCAGTTCATCCAGGACGTGCGGCCGCTGAACGCGACGCTGCCCAACATGGTCGGCCCGGCCTTCACGCTGCGCTACATCCCGGCGCGCGAGGACCTGAACACCATCAAGGTGTTCGAGGACCGCGCCCACCCGCAGCGCGCCGCGGTCGAGACCTGCCCGCCGGGCGCGGTGCTGGTGATGGACAGCCGCAAGGACCCGCGCGCCGCCTCGGCCGGTTCGATCCTGGTGACCCGTCTGATGAAGCGCGGCGTGGCCGGCGTGGTCACCGACGGCGGTTTCCGCGACTCGCCCGAGATCGCCGAGCTCGGCTATCCCGCGTACCACAACCGTCCGTCCGCGCCGACCAACCTGACGCTGCACCAGGCGCTGGACATCAACGCGCCCATCGGCTGCGGCGACGTGGCCGTGTTCCCGGGCGACATCGTGGTGGGCGACCGCGAGGGCGTGGTGGTGATCCCCGCGCACCTGGCCGACGAGATCGCGGCCGAAGCGGTGGAGATGACCGCGTTCGAGGACTTCGTCACCAGCCAGGTGCAGGCCGGCGCGTCGATCCTGGGCCTGTATCCGCCCACCGACCCCGGCACCAAGGACAAATTCGCCGCCTGGCGCAAAGAACAGGGCCGTTGAGCCTTGGCGCCGGCCGTCCGGCCGGCGACCCATGCCTATAAAACACAGAGGGCAGGAGACAAGCATGAACAAGCAACGTCGCAGCGCGCTGGCCGCGCTGCTGGCAGGACCGCTGCTGGGCGCGTGGGCGCTGCCGGCCGCGGCCGCCGAGTGGCCGGCGCAGAAGCCGATTTCCTACGTGGTGCCGTTCACCGTGGGCGGCTCCACCGACGTGGTCGGCCGCGTGCTGGCGCAGAAGCTGGGCGACCGGCTGCACCAGAACGTCATCGTCGAGAACAAGCCCGGCGCCGCCGGCGGCATCGGCGCCACCTACGTGGCCAAGGCCGCGCCCGACGGCTACACGCTGTTCGGCGGCACCATCAGCACCCACGCCATCAACGCCAGCCTCTACAAGAACCTGAAGTACGACCCGGTCAAGGACTTCGAGCCGGTCTCGCTGATCGCCTACCTGCCCAACGTGCTGCTGGTCGATCCGAACCTGGGCGTGAACTCGGTGGCCGACCTGATCGCGCTGCTCAAGAAGGATCCGTCCAAGCGCACCTTCGCGTCGTCCGGCGCCGGCACCTCCACCCACCTGGCCGGCGAACTGTTCTCCAGCATGATCGGCGTGCCGCTGACGCACGTGCCGTACAAGGGCACGCCGCCCGCGATGGTCGACGTGTCCTCGGGCGCGGTGACCTTCATGTTCGACCAGATGACCGCCGCCTTGCCGCTGCTGCAGACCGGCAAGCTCAAGCTGCTGGCCGTCACCACCAAGGACCGCATCTCGCTGGCCCCCGACGTGCCCACCATGCAGGAGGCCGGCGTGCCCGGCTTCCAGATGGCGTCGTGGCAGGCGGTGTACGCGCCCAAGGGCACGCCCAAGCTCATCCTCGACAAGCTCGCCGCCGAGATCGCCGTGATCGTGAAGGAACCCGACGTGCAGGAAAAGCTCGGCAAGACCATGGGCATGGAACTGGTCGGCAGCACCCCCGACGAACTGCGCGCCCTGATGGCCACGGAGATTCCGCGCTGGGCGGAGGTGGTGAAGAAATCGGGGGCGACGGTGGAGTAGCGCGTCGTCGCAATGGTGAATAGCCCTTCCGGGGAACGTTGGATGCGATCCCCGGGGCTAGCTTCAGTGGGGCAGGATCAGGAATCGCCGTCGCCGCCGACCCGAACGCATGCCCGCCGCGCGGCTTGCGGCAATCCATTGGCTTGCAATACCCGCAGCGCGTCGGTTTCAGTCGAAACGCCATAACGCTTCCAGATTGGTTCGTGGTGGGACAGGCGATTGCGGAAGTCCCGCAAGGTCGAGACGAGACGACGGGCATGATCCAGCACAACGCCCGCCCGAGGGGCTGGCCACTGTCCGCGGAAGACCTGGGGCATGTGCTTGGGCCACACCAGGCCTCGTCCCCGGAATTCGCGGTCCAGGATGAACTCCCATGTCGAGAATGCCGTCTTGGCAATGACGCCGCTGTGCGGGATGGCCTGCGCGCGCTGCGTCTCGGGACGCCGGCGTTGTTCCGCGAGGTGGGCCCGGGTAGCCAAGGCGAAGTTCTCTCGCAGTGCCTTGACGGCATGGGGCGCTTGCGCCTGGGTGACGAATGAGCGGTAGTGCAGTTTGTTGCTTGTCCACCAGAAGCGTCCCAGGCTGGCCACGAACGCATGGTCGATTGCGTTGCGTAGTGTGACCTCGGCGGCACTGAATGCGTTCGTTGCTGATGAGCGTATCAATCAGGATGGGCCGGTACGGCAGCGTGTGGGGCATGTCGCAGAAGCGCGTAAATGACAGACTGATCGTCCTTTGACCGCGCTGGTTCCAAGCGTCTAGAATAGCGACTAGGTTGGTGATGGCTGCCAATGGGCGCAAGCCTACGCCCCATCATGTAAGACCTGATTCCCACCCCGGCCTGGAGCCGGGGCTTTTGTTTTCCGCGCCCGGATTCGCCGCGTCAGGGTTTCAGGTTCAGCTTCGGCACCAGCGCATTGAAGGCCTGTTCCTGCCGCGCCACGTCGGCCGCGAATTGCGGCTGGTCGGCGTATGACGGCGTCAGGTTCTGCTTGCGCATCAGCGCCTGGAAGTCCTGCGACTGCGCCACCTGGCGCGCGGCGGCGCGCCATTTCTCGATGGCGTCGGCCGGCGCCGACTTCGGCAGGCCGATGCCGCGCCAGACGCTGAACTGCAGGTCGGCGCCGCGTTCCTTCATGGTCGGCACGTCCGGCAGGGTGTCGAGCCGCTTTGGCGCCATCACGGCCAGGGTGCGCAGCTTGCCGGTGTCCACGTGCTGCTGCAACTCGGCATAGGCCACCGTGGTGGCCTGCACGTCGCCGGACAACAGGCCCATGATGGCCGGGGCCGATCCCTGGTAGGGCACGTGCACGAACTTCACGCCGGTCTGCTCGCCCAGCGCCGCGGCCGCCATGTGCGGCACGGTGCCGATGCCGGCGTTGGACACCGCCACCCGTTCCGGATTCTTCCGGGCGTAGTCGAGGAATTCCTCCACCGTCTTCCACGGCGCGTCGGCGCGCACCGTGACCGACGAGGGATCGTCGGTGAAGCGGGCGATGGGCTGGAAGTCCTTGACGGTGGTCTTGCCGATGCCCATCAGCGGCACCACCAGCATTTCCGGCGTCATCAGCACCAGCTTGTAGCCGTCGGGCTGGGCGTTGGCCACATACGACCAGCCGATCGAGCCGCTGGCGCCGGGCTTGTTGATGACCACGGTCGGTTGCGCCAGCAGCGGCGGACGCACCGCCTCGGCGATGGCGCGGGCGGTGTTGTCGCTGCCGCCGCCGGGCTGGTAGGCGACCACCAGCTCCATCGAGCGGCTGGGGTAGTCGGCCGCCATCGCGGCGGGGGCGGCCGCGACGCAGGCCAGGAAGGAGAGGGCGCTGAAGGCCAGCGCGGGCAGGCGGGTGCGGGTCATGGTGGCTCCGGTATCAGTAGCCCAGGGCTGAGAGGTCCGCCAATGTCTGGCGGGTGATGGCAAGGGTGCGTTCGCGTTCGGCGCCGGCCAGGTCCAGGCGCGGCGGCTTGACGGTTTCGGCGCTGCCGGTGATCAGGTGCTCGGCCAGCTTGATGTGCTGCACCAGCTTGACCACGGTGTCCAGGTGGAACAGCGGCGTCAGCGCCGCATACAGCTTGCGGGCTCGCGCGAAATCGCCCTCGGCCGCCAGCCGCAGCAGGTCGACCGAGGCCTTGGGCACGGCGTTGGCCATGCCCGAGACCCAGGCGGTCACGCCCAGCGCGGCGCTTTCCAGCACCAGGTCGTCGACGCCGCAGACCACCGCCAGGCGGTCGCCGAAGCGCGTGATCAGGTCGGTGACGCGGGTGGTGTCGTAGGACTCCTCCTTGATGGCGACGATGGTCGGCTCCTCCAGCAACTGCGCCACCAGGTCAGGCGTCAGGTCGACGCCGTAGCCGCGCGGGTTGTTGTACAGCAGGATCGGCAGGGGGCTGGCCTGCGCCACGCTGCGGTAGAACGCCACCGTCTCGCGCTCGTCCGACTTGTACGTCAGGCCGGGGAACACCATCAGGCCATCGACGCCGATCTGCGCGGCCTGCCGCGCGAAGGCCGCGGCGCGCGCGGTGCCGGTCTCGGCCACGCCCGACACCACCGGCACGCGGCCGCGCACGGTCTGGACCGCGGTGCGCAGCACCTCCAGTTTTTCTTCCGGGGCGAGTTGGGCGTTCTCGCCCACCATGCCCATCATCACCACGCCGCCCACGCCGTTGGCGATCAGGCGCTCCAGGCCCTGGCGGATGGCGTCCAGGTCGAGGGAGAAATCGGGCTTCAGTTTGGTGGTGACCGCGGGAAATACGCCTTGCCATTGAATGCTCATGCTGCCGCTCCTGTTGCGTGATCCGTCCGGTCCGTACCGTCGGAGTATTGATTGGATATTGGATCCAAAATAAAAACACCAGAAAAACGAGGCGCGAGGCCTCGGCCCGCCGCCCGTGTAACGGCGGCGATATCTGCTGGATCATGGATCCAATATACTCACATTAAACGGGCTGTGGATGCCGGCTGTCTCTCGGGGTTTTCCTGGGCGTGCAGCGCGGTGGTCGCGGACCCGCCGCCGTCCGGCGTCCGCCGGGCGGGATTTCCCACCGGATGTGACGTGTCCCAGAATTCCTCTCCCGCCAGCGCCGCCCAACCCCGTCCCGCCGCCGGCGCCACCGGCCGCCTGGTGCGCAAGACCGCCGTCGACCTGGTGGTCGACGCCTTGCGCGACCGCATCCTGTCCGGCGCGATTCCGCCGGGCTCCGCCTTGCGCCAGGAACTGCTGGCCGAGGAACTGGGCGTGAGCCGGCTGCCGGTGCGCGAGGCCATCCGCCAGCTCAGCGCCGAAGGCCTGGTCGACATGATCGCGCACCGCGGCGCATACGTCTCGATGCTGTCGCGCGCCGAAGTGCAGGAGTTCTTCGATATCCGCCTGCGGCTCGAACCCTGGCTGCTGCGCCTGGCGGTCTCGCAGCATGCGCCCGAGGACCTGGACGAGGCCGCGCGCATCGTGGCGCAGATGGACAGCGCCGAACCACAGCAGTGGGGCCGGCTCAACTGGCAGTTGCATGAACTGCTGTACCGCGCCGCGCAGCGGCCGGCGGCGCTGGCCATGGTGCGGGCGCTGCATGAAAAATCCGAGCGCTACTTCCGCTTCCAGATCGTCAACGCGCCGATCCGCCAGCAGGCCCACGACGAGCACAGCGCGCTGATCGCGTTCTGTCGACAGGGCCGCGCCGGCGAGGCCGAGGCGGCGCTGGAATGCCATATCGCCGAGGCCGCCGAACAGATCCTGGGCATCGTCGATCACCTGCTGGATACGACCGCTGCGCCGGCGTAACTCAGTTGATCTTGATGTTGCGTTCCTTGACCAGCACCTTCCACTGCGCGGTTTCCTTGGCCAGGTAGTCGCGCAGTTCGTCGGGCGTGCCGCCGATGGATTCGGCGCCGATCGAGTCCAGCGTCGCCTTGACCTTGGGCTCGTTCAGGGCCTGGCGCATGGCGGCGTTGAGCTTGGCCACGACCTCGGGCGGCGTGCCGGCCGGCGCGAAGGCGGCGAACCAGGGCATCAGCTCGTAGCCGGGCAGGCCGCTTTCGGCCACGGTGGGCACGTTGGGCAGCGCGGCCGAGCGCTTGGCGGTGGTCACGGCCAGTGCGCGCAGCTTGCCGGCCTCGATGTGCGGCTTGGCCGAGGTGACGCTGTCGAACATGTAGTCCACCTGGCCGCCCAGCAGGTCGGCGATGGCCGGGCCGCTGCCCTTGTACGGCACGTGCAGCATGTCGATCTTGGCCATCGACACGAACAGCTCGCCCGCCAGGTGGATCGAGGTGCCGACGCCGGCCGAGGCGTAGGTGTAGTGGTTGGGCTGCGCCTTGGCCTTGGCGATGACTTCGTCCACGCTCTTGACGTCATTGCGCGCGGGGTTGGTGACCAGCACGTTCGGCACCACCGCCAGCAGCGAGATCGGCGCGAAGTCCTTGATCGGGTCGTAGTTCAGGTCGGCGTACAGCGCGGGGTTGACCGCCATGCCGTTGGCCACGATCAGGATGGTGTAGCCGTCCGGCTTGGAGCGCGCCACGCTGGCCGCGCCGATGTTGCCGCCGGCGCCGGCGCGGTTCTCGACGATGAACGAGGTGTTCAGTTGCTTGCCCATCGACTCGCCCAGCGTGCGGGCGATGCTGTCCATGGCGCCGCCCGGCGGGAACGGCACGATCCACTTGACGGGCCGGTCGGGGTAGCCGTCGGCCAGGGCGGCGCCGGCGGCGCCGAGCAGGGCCAGGCCCATGCAGGCCCGGGCGAGGTGTTTGAAAGCGTGGCGCAAAGGCATGGTGTGTCTCCGTGTGCTTGAATTATTTTTCCGCGCGCCGATGCGTGGCCGGCGCGCGGGAACAACCGTGGGGCAGGGCGCGTCAGCGGTCCCTGCGGTAGAAAGCCAGTTTGTCTTCGTCCAGTTCCAGGCCCAGGCCCGGACCGGTGGGAATCTGCATCTCGAAATCGCGGTAGCTGGGCGGGTTGGCGACGATGTCGTCCTTGAGCAGCAGCGGGCCGAACAGCTCGGTGCCCCACGACAGCCGCGGCAGGCAGGCGAAGCCGTGGGCCGAGGCGATCGAGCCGACCGAGCCTTCCAGCATGGTGCCGCCGTACAGCGACATGCCGGCGGCGTCGCCGACCGCGGCGGTGCGCAGCATTTCGTGAATGCCGCCCGACTTGGCGATCTTCAGCGCCAGCACGTCGGCCGCGCCCAGGCGCGCGATGGCCAGCGCGTCCTCGGGGCCGTTGACGGCTTCGTCGGCCATGATGGGCACCACGAAGCGCGCCGCCAGCCGCGCCATGCCGGCGAGGTTGGCGCGCGGGATCGGTTGTTCGATCAGGTCGACGCCGGCCGCTTCCAGGCGCGCGATGGCGCCGGCCGCGTCGGCCTCGTTCCAGGCCTGGTTCACGTCCACCGTGACGCGGGCGCGGTCGCCCAGCGCCTGCTTGATGCGCGACACGTGGGCCACGTCGTCGGCCACCGCGCGGCGGCCGACCTTGAGCTTGAAGGTGTTGTGGCGGCGGCTGGCGAGCAGCGACTCGGCTTCCTCGATGTCGCGCGCGGTGTCGCCGCTGGCCAGGGTCCACAGCACCGGCAGGCTGGCGCGCACGGCGCCGCCCAGCAGGGTCGAGACCGACACGCCCAGGCGCTTGCCCTGGGCATCGAGCAGCGCGCTTTCCAGCGCCGACTTGGCGAAACGGTTGCCGCGCGCCACGCTTTCCAGGCGCCGCATGGCGGCGTGGATGTTGGCGGCGTCCAGGCCGGCCAGCGCCGGCGCCAGGTAGGTGTCGATGGCCAGCTTGATGCCTTCCGGGCTTTCCTCGCCGTAAGACAGGCCGCCGATGGTGGTGGCCTCGCCGATGCCCTCGATGCCGTCGCTGCAGCGCAGGCGCACGATCACCAGCGTCTGGCGCTGCATCACGGCCATGGCGAGCTGGTGGGCGCGGATGGTCGGCAGGTCCACCAGGATCGCCTCGACCGAGTTTATCGTTACCGGATTCATACTTTCCAAAGCAGGTTCTTCAGGTGAAGCGCAGTATCGCTTGCGTTACGCCGCCAAGTCCAAGACTATATGGGTCTCCATTGATACCTTTAAGGTTTGAATCAGCCATGGAACTCAGGCACCTGCGGTACTTCCAGGCGGTGGCGCGCGAGGGCAGCTTCACCCGCGCCGCCGAAGCGCTGCACATGGCGCAGCCGCCGCTCAGCCGCCAGATCCGCCAGTTGGAAGAGGAACTGGGCGTGGCGCTGTTCGAGCGCACCACCCGAGCGCTGCGGTTGACCGAGGCCGGGCGCTTCCTGCTGGAACAGTCGCGCCTGCTGACCGCGCGGCTGGACGAGGTGCTGGAAGGCACGCGCCGGCTGGGCCAGGCGCGGCGCCGCTGGTTCGGCATCGGCTTCGTACCGTCG
The window above is part of the Achromobacter deleyi genome. Proteins encoded here:
- a CDS encoding ribonuclease activity regulator RraA, coding for MNPATRAKLGGISTATLCTALFKRGLRNQFIQDVRPLNATLPNMVGPAFTLRYIPAREDLNTIKVFEDRAHPQRAAVETCPPGAVLVMDSRKDPRAASAGSILVTRLMKRGVAGVVTDGGFRDSPEIAELGYPAYHNRPSAPTNLTLHQALDINAPIGCGDVAVFPGDIVVGDREGVVVIPAHLADEIAAEAVEMTAFEDFVTSQVQAGASILGLYPPTDPGTKDKFAAWRKEQGR
- a CDS encoding Bug family tripartite tricarboxylate transporter substrate binding protein → MNKQRRSALAALLAGPLLGAWALPAAAAEWPAQKPISYVVPFTVGGSTDVVGRVLAQKLGDRLHQNVIVENKPGAAGGIGATYVAKAAPDGYTLFGGTISTHAINASLYKNLKYDPVKDFEPVSLIAYLPNVLLVDPNLGVNSVADLIALLKKDPSKRTFASSGAGTSTHLAGELFSSMIGVPLTHVPYKGTPPAMVDVSSGAVTFMFDQMTAALPLLQTGKLKLLAVTTKDRISLAPDVPTMQEAGVPGFQMASWQAVYAPKGTPKLILDKLAAEIAVIVKEPDVQEKLGKTMGMELVGSTPDELRALMATEIPRWAEVVKKSGATVE
- a CDS encoding tripartite tricarboxylate transporter substrate binding protein, translating into MTRTRLPALAFSALSFLACVAAAPAAMAADYPSRSMELVVAYQPGGGSDNTARAIAEAVRPPLLAQPTVVINKPGASGSIGWSYVANAQPDGYKLVLMTPEMLVVPLMGIGKTTVKDFQPIARFTDDPSSVTVRADAPWKTVEEFLDYARKNPERVAVSNAGIGTVPHMAAAALGEQTGVKFVHVPYQGSAPAIMGLLSGDVQATTVAYAELQQHVDTGKLRTLAVMAPKRLDTLPDVPTMKERGADLQFSVWRGIGLPKSAPADAIEKWRAAARQVAQSQDFQALMRKQNLTPSYADQPQFAADVARQEQAFNALVPKLNLKP
- a CDS encoding dihydrodipicolinate synthase family protein — encoded protein: MSIQWQGVFPAVTTKLKPDFSLDLDAIRQGLERLIANGVGGVVMMGMVGENAQLAPEEKLEVLRTAVQTVRGRVPVVSGVAETGTARAAAFARQAAQIGVDGLMVFPGLTYKSDERETVAFYRSVAQASPLPILLYNNPRGYGVDLTPDLVAQLLEEPTIVAIKEESYDTTRVTDLITRFGDRLAVVCGVDDLVLESAALGVTAWVSGMANAVPKASVDLLRLAAEGDFARARKLYAALTPLFHLDTVVKLVQHIKLAEHLITGSAETVKPPRLDLAGAERERTLAITRQTLADLSALGY
- a CDS encoding GntR family transcriptional regulator; protein product: MSQNSSPASAAQPRPAAGATGRLVRKTAVDLVVDALRDRILSGAIPPGSALRQELLAEELGVSRLPVREAIRQLSAEGLVDMIAHRGAYVSMLSRAEVQEFFDIRLRLEPWLLRLAVSQHAPEDLDEAARIVAQMDSAEPQQWGRLNWQLHELLYRAAQRPAALAMVRALHEKSERYFRFQIVNAPIRQQAHDEHSALIAFCRQGRAGEAEAALECHIAEAAEQILGIVDHLLDTTAAPA
- a CDS encoding tripartite tricarboxylate transporter substrate binding protein translates to MPLRHAFKHLARACMGLALLGAAGAALADGYPDRPVKWIVPFPPGGAMDSIARTLGESMGKQLNTSFIVENRAGAGGNIGAASVARSKPDGYTILIVANGMAVNPALYADLNYDPIKDFAPISLLAVVPNVLVTNPARNDVKSVDEVIAKAKAQPNHYTYASAGVGTSIHLAGELFVSMAKIDMLHVPYKGSGPAIADLLGGQVDYMFDSVTSAKPHIEAGKLRALAVTTAKRSAALPNVPTVAESGLPGYELMPWFAAFAPAGTPPEVVAKLNAAMRQALNEPKVKATLDSIGAESIGGTPDELRDYLAKETAQWKVLVKERNIKIN
- a CDS encoding muconate/chloromuconate family cycloisomerase, whose protein sequence is MNPVTINSVEAILVDLPTIRAHQLAMAVMQRQTLVIVRLRCSDGIEGIGEATTIGGLSYGEESPEGIKLAIDTYLAPALAGLDAANIHAAMRRLESVARGNRFAKSALESALLDAQGKRLGVSVSTLLGGAVRASLPVLWTLASGDTARDIEEAESLLASRRHNTFKLKVGRRAVADDVAHVSRIKQALGDRARVTVDVNQAWNEADAAGAIARLEAAGVDLIEQPIPRANLAGMARLAARFVVPIMADEAVNGPEDALAIARLGAADVLALKIAKSGGIHEMLRTAAVGDAAGMSLYGGTMLEGSVGSIASAHGFACLPRLSWGTELFGPLLLKDDIVANPPSYRDFEMQIPTGPGLGLELDEDKLAFYRRDR